GCGAGAGAGGAGACACGGTCAGCCCGGATCTACCGCTTTATCGCTGACAACAACCGCCTGCCGGACAACGAAGAGCTGCGGGCTCTGTAGCGCAGCGCCCGGTTTCAATCCTTTATATAGGCCTTGCCGTCCTTTTCCCGTATCGGGTAGCGGAGGAAGACGGCGAAGGCGATGAGTGACGATAACCCCGCGGCCGCCGCGATGAGCTTCAGGCCGAGCTCCGTGGGCCTGGCGTCGCCGCCGAAATACATGAGGGCCGTGGCGACCGCTATGGAGACGCCGATGGCGATCTTCTGGAAGATGGCCTGCACCCCCACATATATTCCCTCCCGCTGCTTGCCCGTCAGGGTCTCGTCGTGGTCGATGACGTCGGAGAGGATCGCGTAGGGGAGGATCATGATGCCCGCCACGGGCATGCCGATGCACGCCATGACGATCTGCGTGTGGAGCATCGCGTCTGCGCCCGGGGCGGTGCTGACGAGCCAGAGGAGCGGCATGGTGAAGGCGGCGAGGATGAAGGTAAGGAGCATCACGGGGTACTTGCCGAAGCGCTTCGAAAGGTAATTGAAGACGAAAAAGAAGATGATGTTGGTCGCCAGGAGCGGCGCCATCAGCAGCACCACGTCGCGGTCGCTCCTGCCGAGGACGTACTGGGTCCAGAAGGGGATGATCAGGATGATCATGTTCAGGCCGAACCAGAACACGGCGGTGGCCCCGAGGAGGTAGCGGAAGGGCCTGTTGTGGAAGGTGGTCCGCGCCCACTGGAATATCATGGAGAAGCGCATCTTTTCCGCCGCCGTCGCGCTGCCGGTATCGGAGGGCTTTTCCCGTATGGCCAGCATCGTGGGGACGAATGAGGCGACGGTGAGACAGCCGGTCACCAGGCCGAGGCCGGCCCATCCCAGGGCGTCCTTGATGGGGCCCATGACGCCGAAGACGAGGGTCCCGACCATGAGGAACACCGCCTGGTAGGTCGAAATGTTCACCCTCTCTCCGAGATCGGAGGTTATCTCCGGGAGGAGCGCCATGTAGGGGTTCGCCAGGAGGGACCAGCAGATGAAGAAGAGCTGCACCAGCGCGAAGACCCACACGGCGTTGGCCCAATGCATGGCACCGGGCACGGGCGGGACCCAGAGGAGGAAGGTGATGATTGCGGCCGGCAGGGTCATGGCCATGATGAAGGGAATCCTGCGGCCCCGCCGGGAGCGGTGATGGTCGCTCACGAACCCGGCAATGGGCTCGGTGACGCCGTCCACCACCCTACCGACGAGAAAAATAGCGGCGAAGAGAAACCCGGGCACCAGGGCCTCCTCCTTGTTGGGCACGTACAGCTTGAGGAGCCACTGCGAAATGACCAGGTTCGCCAGGTTCAGGGAGAGGCCGCCCATGGCGTAGGATAGCTTCTGCTTCATCTTCAGCTGGTTCATGGATTCCTCCGTCGGTATAACCGTGTAAGTATTATCCTGCCATGGTATTCACGAGCCTTTGAATCTCTTCCGAGTATTCCGGCACCGCGCCGCTCCGGGACGCCACAAAGGCCCCCACCCTGACGGCGAAGCGCGCCGCCTCTCCGGCGGTATGGCCGCCAAGGAACGACCTGAGGAAGGCCGCGCCGAAGGCGTCGCCGGCGCCGACCGTGTCAGCCACCGCTACCTCGATGCCGGGCGCTTCAATGAAGGCACCGTCGTGGAGCACGGCGGCCCCGCGGGCGCCGCGGGTGACGCACAGGGTCGTGATATTGTAGCGCTCCGCCGCGGACCGGGCGAATTCCTCGTCGTCAAGGCCGCGGGCGAAGAGGAGCCTTCCCAGCAGCGAGGCCTCGTCGTCATTGCACTTCATGATGGTGCAGGCGCGGAGGGACCACTCGATCCATTCCGCCGCGTAATAGTCCTGGCGGATATTCACATCGTAGAAGACGATCCGGGGGGCGACGCAGTCGAGGAGCAATTCGAGGCTTGCCCGGTTGACGGCGCTCCGCTGCGCCAGGGTGCCGAAGCAGAGCGCGTCTACGACGCCGGACCCGAGGGCCCGGGCCTCTTCGGATGTAACAGTTATCTCGTCCCAGGCGACGTTGTCATGGATGGCGAAGTCATGGGACCCGTCACCCTTGAGGGTAATCTCCACGGTCCCCGTGGGAAGACGGCGGTTCACGGCGACGGCCCCGGTATCGATGCCGCATTTCTTCGCCTCTGCCCGCGCCTTCCTGCCGAGGCTGTCATTGCCGACCGACGATACCAGCGCGGCCCGGGCCCCCATCCTCGCGCAATGGGCCGCGAAATTAAAGGGGGCGCCGCCAATATGCCAGCCGTCGCCTATATGGTCCCAGAGGATTTCCCCGAACGAAAGTATCTTCATGGCTCAGCACCGCCAGCACTATAATCCGGGGCGCGCGGAATGTAAAGGTTTTTATGATGGCGGTTTTCTGAAAACGCCATCCATGGAGCTTGTCAGCGAATCGCCGGGGAACGGCGGATGGCTCTATTTTGTTATGCAACAAATGTAACATAATTGACATCTGTAATTTAATCAGTCATCCTGCCGCCGACAGGGGATGATTCGTTCGGTCCGTGTTATAAGTGACAGATCGGAGGGGAGTGATGCAGATGAAGTCCGTCGATATCAGGATCGTGAAATCCAGGGCGCTGATCCTCGACGCCCTCCTGGAGCTCATGAAGGACAAGGCCTATGCCGAAATCAGCATCACGGAGCTGGCCGAGGAGGCCTGCGTGGCCCGGCAGACCATCTATCGCAACTTCAGCGGCAAGGACGAGATCCTGCTCCATTACATGGACGGGGTCTTCGACGGATATTTCAGGGATATCGTTGACATGATGCACCGGAAAGAGTATATCGGCGATATGTCGATGAGCCTGCTCCGGATATGGAAAGAGAACAAGAAGCTGTTCCTGGCGCTGCAGGGAGCGGGCCTGATACACAAGACCCTGGAGCGGTTTTCCCAGTACGCCCTCATGCTTCAGAAGCACCTCGATACAAGGAGCGGCAAAAAGTCGGTGCATCACGCCTATGCCGCGCATTTCATCGCCGGCGGGACCTACATGGTTCTGAGCAAGTGGTTCCAGGACAACATGAAGGTGCCCGTTGAGGAGATGGGGGACCTTTTCAGCGAGATCGGCAGGTTCGCCCTTGAGATTATCAGGCGCTGACGATCATGATTAAGACCATTGTATCATATATCAGGATACGCCGGGTCGAATCAATGCTCCCCGGCGCCAATTGCGCGGCCTGCGGGGCCGATGACTGCAGGGGCTTTGCGCGGATGATCGTGCGGGAACGGGCCGACGCGGCGCGCTGTTCCGTGTGCGACAGGGCCATGATCGACCGCATTCGGCATTATCTGAAATTGAAGTGACGCCGGGTCGCCGATGATTTTTCTTGTTGACAATCGGGATTCCACCCGGTGTTACATACGGACATTGGAGAGGTTATGGCACAGAAAAAAAGGCGGGTCCCCACGGCCCAGAGGCAGGAGCAGATAATCAGGGCGGCGACGAGTCTCATAGCTGAGCAGGGCCTGTCGGGCGCCTCCATGGGCCGCATCGCGGAGATCGTCGGCATCAGCGAGCCGGCGATA
Above is a genomic segment from Spirochaetota bacterium containing:
- a CDS encoding MFS transporter, encoding MNQLKMKQKLSYAMGGLSLNLANLVISQWLLKLYVPNKEEALVPGFLFAAIFLVGRVVDGVTEPIAGFVSDHHRSRRGRRIPFIMAMTLPAAIITFLLWVPPVPGAMHWANAVWVFALVQLFFICWSLLANPYMALLPEITSDLGERVNISTYQAVFLMVGTLVFGVMGPIKDALGWAGLGLVTGCLTVASFVPTMLAIREKPSDTGSATAAEKMRFSMIFQWARTTFHNRPFRYLLGATAVFWFGLNMIILIIPFWTQYVLGRSDRDVVLLMAPLLATNIIFFFVFNYLSKRFGKYPVMLLTFILAAFTMPLLWLVSTAPGADAMLHTQIVMACIGMPVAGIMILPYAILSDVIDHDETLTGKQREGIYVGVQAIFQKIAIGVSIAVATALMYFGGDARPTELGLKLIAAAAGLSSLIAFAVFLRYPIREKDGKAYIKD
- a CDS encoding carbohydrate kinase — translated: MKILSFGEILWDHIGDGWHIGGAPFNFAAHCARMGARAALVSSVGNDSLGRKARAEAKKCGIDTGAVAVNRRLPTGTVEITLKGDGSHDFAIHDNVAWDEITVTSEEARALGSGVVDALCFGTLAQRSAVNRASLELLLDCVAPRIVFYDVNIRQDYYAAEWIEWSLRACTIMKCNDDEASLLGRLLFARGLDDEEFARSAAERYNITTLCVTRGARGAAVLHDGAFIEAPGIEVAVADTVGAGDAFGAAFLRSFLGGHTAGEAARFAVRVGAFVASRSGAVPEYSEEIQRLVNTMAG
- a CDS encoding TetR/AcrR family transcriptional regulator → MQMKSVDIRIVKSRALILDALLELMKDKAYAEISITELAEEACVARQTIYRNFSGKDEILLHYMDGVFDGYFRDIVDMMHRKEYIGDMSMSLLRIWKENKKLFLALQGAGLIHKTLERFSQYALMLQKHLDTRSGKKSVHHAYAAHFIAGGTYMVLSKWFQDNMKVPVEEMGDLFSEIGRFALEIIRR